Part of the Chloroflexota bacterium genome is shown below.
GCCTCCTTGACGATGTGATTAGCACCACGAATAGCCGCCGTAGCGATGTAACGAGACATCCCTGTTTCCTCCTTCCTTTAAACCGCCACGGCCTTCTCTGCGCCAGCCAGACCGCGCAGGCTGCTCAGCCGTTGCTCTTCGGGCATAGCCAGCAGCTCCAGGAGACGTCGGTCGCCACTTCGACCGAAGCGGGTGGGGTCATAGGTGGCCAGATTAAGAGCCGCCCGCTTCTCATCGATATGGTGCAGGGACTTTTCAACGATCTTGGCTGGATCAGGCTCGAACTCCAGTCTTCCCCCCACCAGCTCCTGCCAGCCACGGTTGATAAGGTCGGTGACCTCTGGGCTTCCCCCCACGGGAGAGCCTACTCCAAAGATGACGTAAGCGCCGGAGGCGACGAAGTAGGCCCCAATAGCCAGAGCCTTCTCACTCATCCACTCTGGGGCGATGCCTACGGCCGGTAGATCAGCGATGTCCTCCCCCAGCCCCCCCTCAGTAGCCATCTGGCTGAGAACAGTGAGGATGCGGGAGTTATCAACACAGGAGCCGAGATGCAGCACCGGGGGAATACCGATAGCCTCGCAGACTTCCCTTAAGCCTGGACCAGCATCCTCCATAGCCTGACCGACCATAAGTCCATACTTGGCGCTGGCCAGGGCTCCACAGCCAGTCTGGGCTACCAGGACATCATTCTTTATCAATTCTCTGACAATATAGTTATGGGCCTGATCATGAGGCGTGCGAGGATTATTACAACCAACGACGCCAGCCACGCCACGAATGCGCCCATCAATGACGGCATCGTTTAGAGGGCGGAAGGAGCCACGGTAATAGCCTCCCTGCATATAAACGAGGTACTCATGAGAGAAGCCAGGAACCAGGTCCTGAGTCACCTGGGGTATGTTCACCTTCCCTCGTTTGGGGAAGTTATCGATGGCCAGACGCACGATCTGTTTGGCGATCTCTATCGCTCGGTGTTCATCGAACTCTATATGGGTCGCTCCTTTGATTTTGACCTTGGGCGAGGTAGTGATGACTGCGGTATGGAACCTTGTGGCCAGGTCAGGGAGGGCCTGCATAATACACTGCACATCTACAACCATGGCGTCGACCGCCCCGGTAATGATGGCCAGTTCCTGGTTCAAGAAATTGCCCGCCGAGGGCACGCCCTGGCGCATCAAGACCTCGTTAGACGTGCAGCAGATACCGGCCAGGTTAATGCCCTTCGCCCCTTTGCTTTTAGCGTACTCCACCAGCTCAGGAGCCCTGGCGGCCAGCACAATCATCTCCGATAGGCTGGGCTCATGGCCATGAATGACGACGTTCACCTCATCTTCTTTGAGTACCCCTAGGTTCACCTTGGCGGTAAGGGGGCCGGGTGTGCCGAAGAGGATATCTGAGAGATCAGTGCCCAACATAGAGCCTCCCCAGCCATCGGCTAAGGCAGTGCGTAGAGCCTGCCTCAAGAGATGCTCGGCATCCTGATCGTTCCCCATATGGGTGCGGTGCAACATATCTACTACTTCGCGGTCAACGCCCCGCGGGATAAGCCCCACCCTCTGCCAGAGCTCCTGGCGCCTCTGGGGTGCACGAGCAAGATAGGGCAACGCCCCTCGCTGTTGGCCAAAGATGGCGATGGATTTCTCGGCCAGGGCACGGGCGACCTCCTCCCTGGACTTGCCCTCGACCTTGAGGCCAAGGAATTGGGCTACGTTGTGTAGCTTGACCTCGTCTTTAATCTGGTAACCAGGGGCTGTCCCCTCAGCCACGGCCAGGAGTGCGAAAGCGAGGTCCCGTCCGTGATCAGAGTGAGAGGCCGCGCCGGCGGCGATGGCCCTGGCCAGGTTACGGGCACTGACTGTCTCCAGGGTAGCCCCACAGATGCCCACCTGTCCCTCTTTGACCAGGCGACAGGGCCCCATCTCACAGTTCTTGCAACAGCGGCCATCAGCCCCAATGGGACAGGGCTTCATCTCCTCGGCCCGCTGAAAGGCAGTGGATAATCCCTCCGCTTGAGCCATCTCCAGGAGCTGGGCGGCAGCGGGATCGATCGTTCTTATCGTCATCAATCTCCTCCTTAATTACATTTACCCCAGAAAATCTTTCGGGCTAATAGAGGTTTCCCCAACCCCCATCGGAGTTGGCTGTTCCCCCCAAGCCCCATCTTCCGATGTGGAGCGAACACTCAATACTTACGAAACTCCCCAGACATCTGGAGATCAAGTATGTTGGTCTGAGTGACCCGCAGACCAAGGCTGGGCCAGGCTGGATCTCCCTTTGTCGCTGGTATCGTGGCCACGGTCTCCTCCTCGGCAGGGTCGTAACC
Proteins encoded:
- the cooS gene encoding anaerobic carbon-monoxide dehydrogenase catalytic subunit, with product MTIRTIDPAAAQLLEMAQAEGLSTAFQRAEEMKPCPIGADGRCCKNCEMGPCRLVKEGQVGICGATLETVSARNLARAIAAGAASHSDHGRDLAFALLAVAEGTAPGYQIKDEVKLHNVAQFLGLKVEGKSREEVARALAEKSIAIFGQQRGALPYLARAPQRRQELWQRVGLIPRGVDREVVDMLHRTHMGNDQDAEHLLRQALRTALADGWGGSMLGTDLSDILFGTPGPLTAKVNLGVLKEDEVNVVIHGHEPSLSEMIVLAARAPELVEYAKSKGAKGINLAGICCTSNEVLMRQGVPSAGNFLNQELAIITGAVDAMVVDVQCIMQALPDLATRFHTAVITTSPKVKIKGATHIEFDEHRAIEIAKQIVRLAIDNFPKRGKVNIPQVTQDLVPGFSHEYLVYMQGGYYRGSFRPLNDAVIDGRIRGVAGVVGCNNPRTPHDQAHNYIVRELIKNDVLVAQTGCGALASAKYGLMVGQAMEDAGPGLREVCEAIGIPPVLHLGSCVDNSRILTVLSQMATEGGLGEDIADLPAVGIAPEWMSEKALAIGAYFVASGAYVIFGVGSPVGGSPEVTDLINRGWQELVGGRLEFEPDPAKIVEKSLHHIDEKRAALNLATYDPTRFGRSGDRRLLELLAMPEEQRLSSLRGLAGAEKAVAV